From the genome of Eremothecium gossypii ATCC 10895 chromosome I, complete sequence:
ACGCAACATCTCCCTCAGTAGCTCTGAGCACAGAGCTTAGGATGTGCTACCCGACTGGGCTGGTGCCCCGCAAGCCCATTGACTCCTTGTGGCCATTGGAGGTGTTTGCCTGCGTGACATGCTCGTCTAACCACGAAAGGGTATACTGGCCTGCCCAACAGACTGCCGTAGCTTCCTGCCGTAATCCACAGCAGCTACAGCACAATAACACCGCAGACGCGACATGTCCCGTCTGAGGCCCATCATCAGGTCTCCAGCGGAGTGACTACTGTTCTTGCTTGACCTCAACATGTAGTCACGAACTACGTTAGTACTACTTAATGGACGGGCTGTGTAAGTCTACCAATACCGCACACTATTATCGGAAGCAGTTGCGATCAGCATGGAAGAGCAACCTATTATCTTCGCGCCTGAGACATTCCAGTATGATAAGTCTTCGTTAAGTGTCGAGGATGTCGTAGCCGATCCGATCGACCAGTTTACAATGTGGTTCGAGGATGCCCGGAAAGACCCAACAGAAGATATCCCAGAGGCAATTACTTTCTCCACAGCCGAACTTCCAAGTGGCCGCGTATCTTCGCGGGTGTTACTGTTTAAGGAGCTGGACCATCGTGGTTTCACGGTATATTCAAATTGGGGGACTTCCAAGAAGGCTGCTGACGTTCGCAGTAACCCGCAAGCCGCCATTGTGTTCTTCTGGCGGAACCTGCAACGCCAGGTGCGCGTGGAGGGAATAGTGGAGCACGTCTCGCGTGCGACCTCGGAGCGGTACTTCAAGACGCGGACGCGGGGATCTAAAGTCGGCGCTTGGTCCTCGCTCCAGTCTCAGACGCTGGCGGATCGGAAAGAACTGGAAGACCGCTACAAGGCGAACGAAGCGCGCTTTGCAGAGGAAGAAGACGTGCCTTGTCCAGAACACTGGGGCGGCGTACGGGTGGTGCCTCTTGAGATAGAGTTCTGGCAAGGCAGGCCCTCCCGCCTGCATGATAGAGTGGTCTATCGGCGGAAGACCGAGCACGATGACTGGGAGATCTCACGGCTAGCTCCATGAATATTACTATCTAAAGAAACTATATAGTCGTTGAAGTCCAATTGAACATTCAGAGTGTCTCAAGCACACGCGTAATGCGCGTATGGATATTGTGGTTGTATGAGCTAACGTCTGTAGCGAAAGCCTCAAGCTCGGACTTGAGAAAGTCCGCCTCTGCGGGGGGTAACTGTacgccggcagcgccggcgctgtAGGCATAGACCAGCAAGAACAGTTGAAGCACGAAAGACATCTCCGTAGGTTTTTTGACAAACACACTTCGGAACACGGCTCCAAAGTTTGTGAGCTCTTCTGTGCTTGCTGCAGTAGTTGCCTCCGACACAATGTTCAAGAGCAGTCCAAGCTGGAGTATTAGAAGGTTTGTTTTGATCTCTGAGATGGAGCTGACGATGTTATTCTGGTGTAATTGCACAGACATAGCAAGACTGCGAACAAGACTTGGCAGTAGATCGGCCGAGAGCTCCAAAACCGTTGTGTGGTTAGTTAACTTGATCAGACACTTCAGTACACCTTCATTCGTAAGCTTTTCTCTACTAAGGCCAGCAAGAGTCTGAAACGCTTGTGCGTATTCTTCAATGTCAGAACCGCTCGGAGCAGCGACGATATTGTTTTCTAAAAGTGAACATGCAGTATCCCAATCTTTAAGTTGACCTCTGGAAATTAGCCGCGCGAGTGCAGGAACAGCACCATACACTGCCTCCGTATATAGCAGATAGGTTGCCCATATATAAAGAGCATACTCACACGTGTTGGTAAACTTCAACTTGCGGAGAAGGTCCTGGTAATTCAGTTTCACCAAGCGAGAACCAGCAATCTTCTTAGGAAACACTTCGTCCGTGGCCAGCGGCAGAATGAAATTCTCTAGCGAAAGCATAGCCCATCGCTTATCATGTCTCAACAGTGGTATTTTGTCTGCAATAAAACATTGCAGCAGTGATGTCACTTTCTGTTTTGGATCTGTGCCCTGGAAGCACCATTCCCATACTTCGCGGTGCCGGTATTTCACAATGTACTGGCAGAGATCTTCGTTGTTCATCATATCCAGACACAAGCGCAGCATGTTGTTGCGTCTATGTTCCGGTGTCGTCATGGAGTTGTCGGACAATATAAAGTCCAGATCTTCGCTGTACTTAAGAGTCTCGCCCATCGTACGCAGCTCATTAAAGTGCCGCGATAGTGCTTCGTCGCCCTGTGCAGCGCGTTCGTCAGACTCAtgtgcagcagcttcgGTGTCAGAATCCTCTTCCGCTTTTGCAAGCATGGTTCTTGTTTTGCCATAGACCGCCTGCCCGTTATTGCCCCGATCCTCTGGCACATCCTCAAGCTCCGCCCAGTGCTCAACTACCTCTTTTGCAGGCTTGAGAGAAGACACTATGCCCTGCACAACGTTCACAGCGTTTAGAAACTCTTGACTGGCACTCTCTCTATATTCTGTAGAATCGCATGTTGCTCGTCTTCTCCGCTTCTGCCCCGATGCCGGCCGTTCCAGAAACTCCCACACCGGATCCGTCTGCGTTCGCTCCGCCGGACGTTTTCTATTCGCACCTATCGTCTCCTCCGGTAATTCGCTGCATCGATCTTGGCTCAGGCTGAGTTTGGTTGTGTCGTCGCTAACTGGTCTGCCGTGGTTCTCATCGTCGCTGCTAAACCAGCTATCTTCCTCACCGTGGGTCTTACCAAAAGTCGTTACAAGTCTGTTATACCTCCCGTGACGGCCATAAACCTTCATTGGCATTCAATCGAGATCTTAAGTACTGCTGCACCTCTGTCGGGATGTTGCGAATGTGTTTTCAACGCGCGTATAGACGGCTATTAAGATTTCCTCTCTTCTCCTCATAGGAAGCTGCAATAAAGAACAAGATAGGTACCATGTATGGAGACGTTGCGAACAAGTTAGTCTTAGAAGCAAAGCGGACGGACCATCTGGCTAATGGCTCGGCAACATTGCAATTGCCCATGTTTCAAGACGAGATGGTGAGGGTTATTCTGAAGGAGGTATCGCAGCTACAGCGCAATGCAGAGTACTTGAAGCTTCAGGAAGATAGTGGAAAGTTATCCAAGTGTCAGTACTTCGTAACCATGTTGTGTATGGAGAGGAACAAGAGATGCCTACTTGCCTACCAGAAAACCCGGAGCGAGATTCTGGACGCGATAGCCTGGGAGAATAACGGTTTAGATACGATGGATTTGCTATCCAACAAGGGACACGACAGCGGTAACCTCTCACCGTACGAACAAGAGTACCTACGTGAGTATTCACAGCTTATTTCTGACCTGACGGCTGGCGAGCTGATGGACATCGACCTTGCAGGGAGCCTGACGCCTCCGTCCGACGTTTTCATCGACGTGCGTGTGCTGAAGGATGCAGGCGAGATCCAGACCGAATACGGCGTCTTCAACTTGATCAAAGATTCGCAGTTCTTTGTGCGGCAGGCGGATGTGGAGCGCCTAATTCAGCAAGGTTACCTACAGAAATTATAGTTTTGCACTAACGCGTTCAACAAAGCAAGAGAAGGATTGGAAGGTTTTAGGATCTGAGCCTTCCAGCCAATGCACGCGCATCCCGGACGTATCTAAGACGAGCACAAATGCGCTGGGTTCCTCCCTGGCGGTGCGGTTGCGGCGATAGCGGCGGGTCCAGACGGCTCCATTTGGGGCACGGATGAACAACCTACCGTTTCCTACATCTCTATATTCGAGCCGGCCCGAGCACTCGCGGACTATCTGCTCACCTAGCCAGCCAagctgcagctccgccCGTACGCGAACCTTTCGTACGGTAGTATGTTTGCTAAAGGCGGGGAGCTGTCTGCATAGGTTAAGCGCCTTCATATTATTGAAGTTCCAGCACAGTATCCAGCGCCGTGTATCACCACACAGAAGCTCAACTACGTGATAGTCAGTTGCTCTGCTCTGTATTAGCTCTGCAACGAGCGGGGCTAACGATTCGTACTTGGCCACCAGTGTTGTGAACCATGCAGGCGTCTCGGACGTCCTCAAGGAACTGTCTGTGATCATACGCTTTCCAAAACCGACCTCTCCACCTTCGGTG
Proteins encoded in this window:
- the PDX3 gene encoding pyridoxamine-phosphate oxidase PDX3 (Syntenic homolog of Saccharomyces cerevisiae YBR035C (PDX3)) — translated: MEEQPIIFAPETFQYDKSSLSVEDVVADPIDQFTMWFEDARKDPTEDIPEAITFSTAELPSGRVSSRVLLFKELDHRGFTVYSNWGTSKKAADVRSNPQAAIVFFWRNLQRQVRVEGIVEHVSRATSERYFKTRTRGSKVGAWSSLQSQTLADRKELEDRYKANEARFAEEEDVPCPEHWGGVRVVPLEIEFWQGRPSRLHDRVVYRRKTEHDDWEISRLAP
- the RAD61 gene encoding Rad61p (Syntenic homolog of Saccharomyces cerevisiae YDR014W (RAD61)): MPMKVYGRHGRYNRLVTTFGKTHGEEDSWFSSDDENHGRPVSDDTTKLSLSQDRCSELPEETIGANRKRPAERTQTDPVWEFLERPASGQKRRRRATCDSTEYRESASQEFLNAVNVVQGIVSSLKPAKEVVEHWAELEDVPEDRGNNGQAVYGKTRTMLAKAEEDSDTEAAAHESDERAAQGDEALSRHFNELRTMGETLKYSEDLDFILSDNSMTTPEHRRNNMLRLCLDMMNNEDLCQYIVKYRHREVWEWCFQGTDPKQKVTSLLQCFIADKIPLLRHDKRWAMLSLENFILPLATDEVFPKKIAGSRLVKLNYQDLLRKLKFTNTCEYALYIWATYLLYTEAVYGAVPALARLISRGQLKDWDTACSLLENNIVAAPSGSDIEEYAQAFQTLAGLSREKLTNEGVLKCLIKLTNHTTVLELSADLLPSLVRSLAMSVQLHQNNIVSSISEIKTNLLILQLGLLLNIVSEATTAASTEELTNFGAVFRSVFVKKPTEMSFVLQLFLLVYAYSAGAAGVQLPPAEADFLKSELEAFATDVSSYNHNIHTRITRVLETL
- the PSF1 gene encoding DNA replication protein PSF1 (Syntenic homolog of Saccharomyces cerevisiae YDR013W (PSF1)); its protein translation is MYGDVANKLVLEAKRTDHLANGSATLQLPMFQDEMVRVILKEVSQLQRNAEYLKLQEDSGKLSKCQYFVTMLCMERNKRCLLAYQKTRSEILDAIAWENNGLDTMDLLSNKGHDSGNLSPYEQEYLREYSQLISDLTAGELMDIDLAGSLTPPSDVFIDVRVLKDAGEIQTEYGVFNLIKDSQFFVRQADVERLIQQGYLQKL